The following are encoded together in the Glycine max cultivar Williams 82 chromosome 8, Glycine_max_v4.0, whole genome shotgun sequence genome:
- the LOC100819385 gene encoding NDR1/HIN1-like protein 13: protein MSRRETNPHFSRSSQPEYVDDHDTEPYPLVPRRKRHGKPSTQVAAPIPVALPPEHEDRVPLRTRPQHEDHVPLQPATKPIPQDHPHPPPPIPQEPRHGKQRSPRRQPTNQGFRPVKPKVNFQEPPPSADVPPEPRQQPHRDPRLSGIKLPKEQKSQPLTWLGACLCVIFWLIIIIGGLIVLIVYLVFRPQSPHFDVSSVTLNAAYLDLGYLLNADLTMLANFTNPNKKVHVDFSSVIIYLYYGSTLIATQYVEPFNAARLQSRFAYIHLVSSQVQLPLRESQRLVKQMEGNGVILEVRGVFRARSKLGSILRYSYNLYGRCSVMLTRPPDGILLKKKCRTKR from the coding sequence ATGTCTCGTCGAGAAACCAACCCTCATTTTTCTAGATCATCACAGCCTGAATATGTAGATGATCATGATACCGAACCTTATCCACTTGTGCCACGACGAAAACGCCATGGCAAACCATCCACACAAGTAGCTGCACCTATACCAGTTGCATTACCACCTGAGCATGAAGACCGTGTTCCATTACGAACACGACCTCAGCACGAAGATCATGTTCCATTGCAACCTGCCACCAAACCTATTCCCCAAGATCATCCACACCCACCACCACCTATTCCCCAAGAGCCACGCCATGGCAAGCAAAGAAGTCCACGTAGACAGCCAACAAACCAAGGCTTCCGGCCGGTTAAGCCAAAGGTAAATTTTCAAGAACCTCCTCCCTCGGCCGATGTCCCTCCCGAGCCTCGACAGCAGCCTCACCGCGATCCCCGCCTCAGCGGTATAAAGTTGCCTAAGGAACAGAAGTCTCAACCCTTGACATGGTTAGGTGCTTGCTTGTGTGTAATATTTTGGCTCATCATAATCATAGGAGGCTTAATAGTCCTTATAGTGTACTTGGTTTTTCGCCCCCAAAGTCCTCATTTTGATGTGTCTAGTGTGACCTTAAATGCTGCATACCTTGACCTTGGATATCTACTCAATGCTGATCTAACAATGCTGGCTAACTTCACAAATCCAAACAAGAAGGTGCATGTGGACTTCAGCTCAGTGATCATTTATCTCTACTATGGAAGTACCCTTATTGCGACTCAATATGTTGAGCCTTTCAATGCTGCAAGGCTTCAATCAAGGTTTGCATATATTCATTTGGTATCTAGTCAAGTTCAGCTTCCATTAAGAGAGAGCCAGAGGCTTGTGAAACAAATGGAAGGCAATGGGGTTATACTTGAAGTGAGGGGAGTTTTCAGGGCACGGTCCAAATTGGGAAGCATCTTAAGGTATTCATATAATCTTTATGGCCGTTGCAGTGTCATGCTAACACGCCCTCCTGATGGCATTTTGCTCAAAAAGAAATGCAGAACAAAGCGCTGA